AGTGGCTTAAGGTTTTCTTTTAGTTCTTCCTTATTGTAGATATTTGGGGTGAAGTTTGAAGAAATATTTAAGCTGTCTGCTACATTAGCTAGTATTTGAGATTTGACAGATTCGGTTTCAATGGTATTAATACTATCAGCTACTTTCCTTAAAGAAGGTATTCTCTGAGTTAAGAGGTTAAATAGTCTAAGTTGCTCATTCAGATCGTTACTATTTTTCAGACTATCAAGATAATTTCTTGCTTCCTTTATCTTTAAAGTATAGCTAATACTATCCCTGCTTTTAAGGTTTAGGAGCAGTGTATCTATAAGTTTAGTTTTATCTATCTGCTTTTCAAGACTTACTTCATCAAGCTTATCATTCCAACTTAGAAAGCTCTCATAAGCTATAGGTAAATAAAATAGCGTATCATAGCTTAAGAGAACGCTATCAGTATTTACGTATGCTATAGGCTTACTAAATTTTATTTTTGTGTTTATATAACTTTTTATATTGTTATTTGAAGTTATGTTTTGTTTTAACTGCTCTAGTTCTCTTTTAGTTTCTACAAACTTTATTTGTATTGTATCAGTAATAGATTGACTTACAGAGTCTTGTAATGTAATTGTGGCTTGTACACTATCCTGTCTTAGCGTATTATATAGTCTAATAGTTTTGTGGTTATCCTGAAAGTTACTGTATACATATTGTGCAGTATCAGTCGGTAGGTCTGTATTAAGAGAATCTATGTACTGCTTTGTTTCTTCATTAATATTGGCATCATTTACTATAAGTTCATAATCTTTAAGTGCTTTGTTAGTTTTAATTTCAAAGTATTTACCGTTAGCTCTGGCGCTTTGTACTTGAATATCTCTAGTATCTAATCTTATCAGCTCTAGGTTTACTTCTTTGCCGTATAGGTTTTTCTGAGTTTGTTGTGTACTATCAGTAGCGATAGCCATTGAATCTAGTGCTATGGGTTTAGCTTCTTCAGGTATTAGCGCTATGGGTTCTGATTCAAACCCATAAGCTTCCGTATTCGGGTCTAATTTTAAGTTGTTGTTATTATCGGTATAGGCATATACTTTATAGGTGCCAACTTTAATGTAACGTATTGTGTAATTACCCTCTTCATCGGTTTTTGTTAGATATGTTGGAGGATCTTCAAATGGATTTAGCGTATCCCCTTCTGGATAAAGAGCTACCAACACATCGTCAACTGCCTTGTTGGTGAATAGTTCTTTAACCTGCCCATTCACCTGAAACGAATCTATTTCGTTCCCTGTACTAAATGCCATAATGATATTTTCTGCAGGGTTCTGTTCAGATATATCTTTAATAGCATCTCTAAAGTTAAATGTATAGGTAGTATTGTCTTGAAGGTCCTCGTTAAGCTCTATTACTACAGACCTTCGGTTTACATAAAAATCGTAATCTTCTACTGGAGGGTTAACAATAATGTCCTGCTTAAGTGAGCGTGCTTCTATGTATTCATCAAACTCCAGCACTAAATTATCATTTTCAAAATTTACGGTCTCTAAAGCTGGGCTCATTCTTATCAGTGTCGGAGGTATGGTATCTTTTGGGCCTCCGGTAGGTACTCCTCTTCTTGCGCATGATGCACTGGCTATTAAAGCAATCCAAAAAATGTAAAGCCAAATGTTTTTTGTTCTCATATGATTTAATCTAATTTCCTGCTAAAATAAAAAAGTGCCTGCTTTAAACGTGTAAAACAGGCACTTTGTATGTAATTTATTAAAATATGTTATTTGCCCAGATATATCATAATTATGGAAATATCCGCGGGAGAAACGCCACTTATTCGGGCTGCCTGACCAATAGTGTCTGGCTGTATTCTATTCAGTTTTTCAGTCGCTTCGGCAGAAAGAGCTTTTACATTAGCATAATTGAAACCATTAGGAATACGATAGTTTTCCAAACTTTCTACCTTTTCTGCATGCGCTTTTTCTTTCTCTAAATAAGTCTCGTACTTATTTAATATCTCTACCTGCTCCAAAACTTCTGTACCATAATCAGCAAAGAAGCTGTCTAACTCCTGATCCAGCACTCTTAATTTACTAATAGATATCTCTGGACGTTTTAATAACTTTTGTACAGAGATCTTTTCCTTAATTGTAGCTGTATTAAGTTCTTCTAGATTATCATTAAAATTTTCTGGAGTTACCTTTAAGGTTTTAATCTCTTCCAGAACAGTTTCTATGTCTCTTCTTTTATC
This window of the Porifericola rhodea genome carries:
- a CDS encoding Ig-like domain-containing domain gives rise to the protein MRTKNIWLYIFWIALIASASCARRGVPTGGPKDTIPPTLIRMSPALETVNFENDNLVLEFDEYIEARSLKQDIIVNPPVEDYDFYVNRRSVVIELNEDLQDNTTYTFNFRDAIKDISEQNPAENIIMAFSTGNEIDSFQVNGQVKELFTNKAVDDVLVALYPEGDTLNPFEDPPTYLTKTDEEGNYTIRYIKVGTYKVYAYTDNNNNLKLDPNTEAYGFESEPIALIPEEAKPIALDSMAIATDSTQQTQKNLYGKEVNLELIRLDTRDIQVQSARANGKYFEIKTNKALKDYELIVNDANINEETKQYIDSLNTDLPTDTAQYVYSNFQDNHKTIRLYNTLRQDSVQATITLQDSVSQSITDTIQIKFVETKRELEQLKQNITSNNNIKSYINTKIKFSKPIAYVNTDSVLLSYDTLFYLPIAYESFLSWNDKLDEVSLEKQIDKTKLIDTLLLNLKSRDSISYTLKIKEARNYLDSLKNSNDLNEQLRLFNLLTQRIPSLRKVADSINTIETESVKSQILANVADSLNISSNFTPNIYNKEELKENLKPLILYISAGSFISIENDSSQRIIQKYNFKKPSEHGKITGTINTEFQNYTLQLLNNNYELVEEQKPTSNTYTFELIPPGEYHIRILIDENNNGQWDSANILENRKAEPVYFYNEEEVIDLRANWTREIDISF